In Candidatus Gastranaerophilales bacterium, one genomic interval encodes:
- the folE2 gene encoding GTP cyclohydrolase FolE2, whose protein sequence is MTNDLKDIQNLTDTRGVEIQKVGVKNVEVPLNVQRKNSDNQTVSAKARLSVALPHNFKGTHMSRFIEVLSKWGSKNLLGVDIKGCLIEVVNKLHAKKAEAKFEFKYFIEKTAPVSKKTSLMGYDCSFKGIYKADGEYKFILGVKVPVTTLCPCSKEISQCGAHNQRAIISANISYDEEDIIWIEDLIEIIESAASCPIYPLLKRQDEKFVTEQAYNNPKFVEDVIRDLVLKFRKNDKITWFEVDIEAFESIHNHSAWAYQKESK, encoded by the coding sequence ATGACTAACGATTTAAAAGACATACAAAACCTCACTGATACACGAGGAGTGGAAATACAAAAAGTCGGGGTAAAAAACGTAGAAGTACCTTTGAATGTACAAAGAAAAAACAGCGACAACCAGACTGTCAGTGCAAAAGCTAGGCTTAGTGTAGCATTGCCGCATAATTTCAAAGGCACTCACATGTCGCGATTTATTGAAGTTTTGTCAAAATGGGGAAGTAAAAACCTGCTCGGAGTTGATATAAAAGGATGCTTAATAGAAGTTGTCAACAAACTGCATGCCAAAAAAGCCGAAGCAAAATTCGAGTTTAAATACTTCATAGAAAAAACAGCCCCCGTAAGTAAAAAGACATCGCTTATGGGTTACGACTGCTCATTTAAAGGAATATACAAAGCCGACGGCGAATACAAATTTATTCTGGGGGTAAAAGTACCTGTTACAACGCTATGCCCTTGCAGCAAAGAGATTTCTCAATGCGGAGCCCACAATCAGCGTGCAATAATAAGCGCCAATATAAGCTATGATGAAGAAGATATTATTTGGATTGAAGACTTGATAGAAATAATAGAGTCAGCGGCAAGCTGCCCCATATACCCCCTTTTAAAAAGGCAGGATGAAAAATTCGTTACGGAACAGGCTTATAATAATCCGAAATTTGTTGAAGATGTAATAAGAGATTTGGTATTAAAATTCAGAAAAAATGATAAGATAACTTGGTTTGAAGTTGATATAGAAGCATTTGAAAGCATTCATAATCACAGTGCTTGGGCTTATCAAAAAGAGAGCAAATAG
- a CDS encoding MFS transporter codes for MLYKFIESFKQPPELAPINDKKIVDKLYPRWRFKMFYSLYIAYVVFYLCRKNISVAMPAMSADLGYSNTELGLIGSALYFSYAFGKFINGVLADNSNVRMFLPTALILSGVVNFLFSLSVSFFLTDSIHILGYTIPVLLWILAFLWGFNGWFQSMGFPPIAKSLTYWFSNKERGTKWSLWSTSHEVGTFLSIILSGFLIEHFNWHSLFIVPAAIAIITGKWLWHRLRDKPQTIGLPDIELYRENNPAEIKESEEEESLSYLEIFKVHILFNRTMWLLAFAYVFVYIVRFGTLDWIVKYLVEVKQYTLSAAAMKLSILPLIGSIGTISAGFVSDTLFKGKRAPVNIIYLFACAVSIVAFKFNTIPALDYLYLSLIGIFTCGPQVLIGGLCAVESSSKKVASAATGFTGSFGYLGAIFSGIGTGFVVDKFGWNGAIAFWTLSALAGLILCIPMLRNNK; via the coding sequence ATGTTATATAAATTTATTGAATCATTTAAGCAGCCGCCCGAGCTTGCACCTATAAACGATAAAAAAATTGTTGATAAACTGTATCCAAGATGGCGTTTTAAAATGTTTTATTCTCTCTATATCGCTTATGTTGTGTTTTATCTTTGCAGAAAAAACATTTCCGTTGCCATGCCTGCAATGAGCGCCGATTTAGGATATTCCAACACAGAGTTGGGGTTAATCGGCAGCGCATTATATTTTTCGTACGCTTTTGGTAAATTCATTAACGGCGTGCTTGCTGACAATTCCAACGTAAGAATGTTTTTACCCACTGCATTAATTTTGTCCGGGGTAGTCAATTTTTTATTTTCCTTAAGTGTAAGTTTTTTCCTTACAGATTCAATACACATTTTAGGTTATACAATTCCTGTTCTGCTGTGGATTTTAGCATTTTTATGGGGATTTAACGGATGGTTTCAGTCAATGGGCTTCCCTCCCATAGCAAAAAGCCTCACCTACTGGTTTTCTAACAAAGAAAGAGGTACAAAGTGGTCATTGTGGAGTACCTCGCACGAAGTCGGCACATTTTTAAGCATAATTTTATCAGGATTTTTGATTGAGCATTTTAACTGGCACAGTTTATTCATAGTACCTGCAGCCATTGCAATAATCACGGGTAAATGGCTCTGGCACAGATTAAGGGATAAACCTCAAACAATAGGTCTGCCTGATATCGAATTATACAGGGAAAATAATCCCGCCGAAATTAAAGAATCCGAGGAAGAAGAATCTCTCTCTTACCTTGAAATATTTAAAGTACATATCTTATTTAACCGTACAATGTGGTTGTTGGCGTTTGCTTATGTATTTGTATACATAGTAAGGTTCGGCACTCTTGACTGGATAGTTAAATATCTGGTGGAAGTAAAGCAATATACGCTTTCAGCAGCCGCAATGAAACTCAGCATACTACCGTTAATAGGGAGCATAGGCACAATATCCGCAGGGTTTGTTTCAGATACTTTATTTAAAGGCAAAAGAGCGCCTGTTAATATAATTTATTTATTCGCCTGCGCTGTTTCGATTGTAGCTTTCAAATTTAATACCATCCCTGCTCTTGATTATTTATATTTATCGCTCATAGGAATATTTACCTGCGGACCCCAAGTATTAATCGGAGGGTTATGCGCAGTAGAGTCCAGTTCTAAAAAGGTTGCTTCAGCTGCAACAGGCTTCACCGGTTCATTCGGGTACCTCGGTGCAATCTTCTCGGGAATAGGCACGGGATTTGTAGTCGATAAATTCGGTTGGAACGGCGCCATCGCATTTTGGACTTTATCGGCATTGGCAGGTTTGATTTTGTGTATCCCGATGCTCCGTAATAATAAGTAA
- a CDS encoding SIS domain-containing protein: MKNLFNIRINKNKEYLMLKETLEQEKVFKDLVSKYFDTDFNITTKDFPLKKWDKIVICASGSSKNAGEIVRYVIEDLAQTTCVVEYASEYAHRKSNLGAKDLFIAISQSGNTADTFEALNRAKETGACTFAITNDENSKIHKTAHYSVIADAGIEKSIAATKSFTAQLFILFVFAIALAEQNTKNNLTDLKRDFCALGDLYKEVFDQRKKIKKIAKTLKKSKSIVVLSRNINSALAKEGGLKIKETCYINAISASSGEFLHGHFAFLDRTVPIIAICNKPTDTQENYDLLLNNIYQIKTKRKTNTIIIKTRNDCFIEERLKNKFSIEIPPVIEIFTPFLNLIALQLIAYETAKLIHTDIDKPRNLTKCVDNE, translated from the coding sequence ATGAAAAATTTGTTTAATATCAGAATAAATAAAAATAAAGAATACCTTATGCTTAAAGAAACGCTGGAGCAGGAAAAAGTCTTTAAAGATTTAGTAAGTAAATATTTTGATACTGATTTTAACATCACAACCAAAGATTTTCCGTTAAAAAAATGGGACAAAATAGTTATTTGTGCGAGCGGTTCATCAAAAAATGCAGGGGAAATAGTCCGTTATGTAATAGAAGATTTGGCACAAACAACTTGCGTTGTAGAATATGCAAGTGAATATGCGCACAGAAAAAGTAATCTTGGGGCAAAAGATTTATTTATAGCGATATCACAATCAGGCAACACCGCCGATACTTTTGAAGCCCTCAATCGCGCAAAAGAAACAGGGGCTTGTACCTTTGCAATAACTAACGATGAGAATTCAAAAATCCACAAAACTGCCCACTACAGTGTAATAGCCGATGCAGGAATAGAAAAAAGTATTGCGGCAACAAAATCATTTACGGCGCAGCTTTTTATCCTTTTTGTATTTGCAATAGCGTTGGCAGAGCAGAATACTAAAAATAACCTGACAGACTTAAAACGCGATTTTTGCGCTTTAGGTGATTTATACAAAGAGGTCTTTGACCAGCGCAAAAAAATTAAAAAAATAGCAAAAACTCTCAAAAAATCAAAAAGCATTGTTGTTTTATCGCGTAATATAAATTCGGCGCTTGCTAAAGAAGGCGGGCTGAAAATAAAAGAAACCTGCTATATTAATGCAATAAGCGCATCGTCAGGAGAGTTTTTGCACGGGCATTTTGCATTTTTGGACAGAACCGTACCTATTATAGCAATCTGCAATAAACCTACAGATACTCAGGAAAATTATGATTTACTTTTAAATAACATTTATCAAATCAAAACTAAACGAAAAACCAATACAATTATAATCAAAACCCGAAATGATTGTTTCATTGAAGAAAGATTAAAGAACAAATTCTCTATTGAAATCCCGCCTGTTATAGAAATTTTCACTCCGTTTTTAAACTTAATAGCTTTGCAGCTGATAGCCTATGAAACCGCAAAGCTTATTCATACAGATATTGATAAACCAAGAAATCTAACCAAGTGTGTTGATAACGAATAG
- the fliS gene encoding flagellar export chaperone FliS has protein sequence MNSYNPYIKQYKQNSVLTASPETVLIMLYDGAINFLNRAKVSMDNREIEETHNNIVKAQRIITEFMNTLDMKNGGEVAENLFRLYDYLSHRLIQANVKKDSSMLDEVIAHLRELKQTWEQAIKIAAGEEKESLIDKDLINRSA, from the coding sequence ATGAATTCATACAACCCTTACATAAAACAGTATAAACAAAACTCGGTTTTAACGGCATCGCCGGAAACAGTTCTTATTATGCTTTATGACGGTGCGATAAATTTTTTAAATCGTGCTAAAGTTTCTATGGATAATCGTGAAATAGAAGAAACACACAATAATATTGTTAAAGCCCAAAGAATTATAACAGAGTTTATGAACACTCTTGATATGAAAAACGGCGGTGAAGTTGCAGAGAATTTATTCAGGCTTTATGATTACCTAAGCCACCGTTTAATACAGGCAAATGTAAAGAAGGATTCTTCGATGCTTGATGAAGTTATTGCACATTTGAGAGAGCTCAAGCAAACCTGGGAGCAGGCAATAAAAATTGCGGCAGGGGAAGAAAAAGAAAGTTTGATTGATAAAGACTTGATAAACAGGAGTGCTTAG
- the uvrA gene encoding excinuclease ABC subunit UvrA, with translation MNNFQENFITVRNASLHNLKNISVKIPKNQIVVFTGVSGSGKSTLAFDTIFAEGQRRYIESLSTYARQFLGQLDKPEVESIDGLSPAISIDQKAANNNPRSTVGTITEIYDHLRLLFARIGTPYCPKCGKPIKPQTLDEITDSIMLMQEGTKFQILAPVAKGKKGEFTATFSALKQEGFARVSVDGEIYNLDFDEITLDKNKKHNIDVVIDRIILKESAKSRIAESVQTALKKGNGIVKILKDDKEKIYSEKLACSECDLSFDELEPRIFSFNSPYGACQECGGLGVHLKIDPDLIVPDKTKSLREGAIYPWARTGNPYYTDVLLSVAKEFNIDFDTPFEKLSEEEQNIILYGSGDRKVLMSHDDFARRERKIYKTRFKGVIPYLTNRYEGTNSELIRSEVQKYMSAIPCSACKGARLSEFALAVKIEDLSIHDVCILPIKYSYEFISSLMLKLDNYKLSIAKQLLEETRERLKFLIDVGLDYLSLDRQAGTLSGGEAQRIRLATQIGSGLSGVLYVLDEPSIGLHQVNNEQLLKTLVRLRNLGNTLIVVEHDEETIRKSDWIIDIGAKAGIHGGKIVAQGSVEDIIAAKKSITGKYLSGEKFIPVPVSRRGGNGEFIEIIGANLNNLKNIDVKIPLGTITTITGVSGSGKSSLIFDILDKYAIHKLRKNTPKPQGVKVINGLENIDKIIDIDQSPIGRTPRSNPATYTGVFDHIRDLFSRTTEAKTRGYKAGRFSFNVKGGRCEACSGDGIIKIEMNFLSDIYIPCDVCKGKRYNAQTLEVKYKGKSIYDVLNMTVEEALEFFQNIPRIAAKLQTLYNVGLDYIKLGQSATTLSGGEAQRVKLAAELNKRSTGKTLYLLDEPSVGLHWYDLDKLNEILQKLADFGNTVVIIEHNLDLIKASDRVIDLGPGGGDEGGYIIAQGTPEEVAKIKNSHTAKYLKKILK, from the coding sequence ATGAATAACTTTCAAGAAAATTTTATAACGGTAAGAAATGCTTCTTTACATAACCTGAAAAATATAAGCGTAAAAATACCAAAAAACCAAATAGTAGTTTTTACGGGAGTGAGCGGGTCAGGTAAAAGCACCTTGGCGTTTGATACAATTTTTGCAGAAGGTCAAAGACGATATATAGAAAGCCTGAGTACCTATGCACGCCAATTTTTGGGACAGTTGGATAAGCCTGAAGTAGAAAGCATCGACGGCTTAAGCCCTGCGATATCAATCGACCAAAAAGCCGCAAATAATAACCCCCGTTCAACTGTAGGTACTATAACGGAAATTTATGACCACTTAAGGCTTTTATTTGCAAGGATAGGCACCCCTTACTGCCCGAAATGCGGCAAGCCTATCAAACCTCAAACTTTAGATGAAATAACCGACAGTATTATGTTGATGCAGGAAGGCACAAAATTTCAAATACTTGCTCCTGTAGCAAAAGGCAAAAAAGGAGAATTTACCGCTACATTCAGCGCACTAAAACAAGAAGGTTTTGCCAGAGTAAGCGTTGATGGCGAAATATACAACCTTGATTTTGACGAAATAACACTCGATAAAAATAAAAAACACAACATTGATGTTGTGATAGACAGAATTATACTGAAAGAAAGCGCAAAATCGCGTATTGCAGAAAGCGTACAAACAGCTTTAAAAAAAGGAAACGGCATAGTTAAAATATTAAAAGACGACAAAGAAAAAATATACTCTGAAAAACTTGCCTGCTCTGAATGCGACTTGTCTTTTGATGAACTTGAACCGCGAATATTCAGCTTTAACAGCCCATACGGAGCATGTCAGGAGTGTGGCGGATTAGGCGTACATTTAAAAATAGACCCTGATTTAATAGTTCCCGATAAAACCAAATCCCTTAGAGAAGGTGCGATTTATCCATGGGCAAGAACAGGAAACCCCTACTACACGGACGTGCTTTTATCCGTAGCAAAAGAATTCAATATAGACTTTGATACACCTTTTGAAAAACTAAGCGAAGAAGAACAAAATATTATTCTATACGGCAGCGGCGACAGAAAAGTCTTAATGTCGCATGATGACTTTGCAAGAAGAGAAAGAAAAATATACAAGACCAGATTCAAAGGCGTTATTCCGTACCTTACCAACCGCTATGAGGGTACAAACAGCGAACTTATTCGCAGTGAAGTTCAAAAATACATGAGCGCTATCCCCTGCAGCGCCTGCAAAGGCGCCAGACTGTCAGAATTTGCACTGGCTGTTAAAATAGAAGATTTATCAATCCATGATGTGTGTATCCTGCCCATAAAATACAGCTATGAATTTATATCTTCACTTATGTTAAAGCTTGATAACTACAAACTCTCCATTGCAAAGCAGCTTTTGGAAGAAACAAGAGAACGGTTGAAATTCCTGATTGATGTAGGACTTGATTATTTATCTTTAGACCGGCAGGCAGGGACGCTTTCAGGCGGCGAAGCCCAGAGAATAAGGCTTGCCACTCAAATCGGGTCAGGACTTTCGGGGGTGTTGTATGTGCTTGATGAGCCAAGTATAGGACTCCATCAGGTTAATAATGAGCAACTTTTAAAAACTTTGGTGAGGCTTAGAAACCTTGGAAATACCTTAATAGTGGTTGAACATGACGAAGAAACCATTAGAAAATCCGACTGGATAATTGATATAGGGGCAAAAGCAGGTATCCATGGCGGCAAAATAGTGGCTCAAGGCTCGGTTGAAGATATTATAGCCGCAAAAAAATCTATAACAGGAAAATATCTTAGCGGCGAAAAATTCATTCCGGTACCGGTTTCACGCCGCGGCGGAAACGGAGAATTTATAGAAATTATAGGCGCAAATTTAAACAACCTTAAAAATATAGATGTCAAAATCCCGCTCGGAACAATAACAACGATAACAGGGGTAAGCGGCTCAGGCAAAAGCAGTTTGATTTTTGACATACTGGATAAATATGCCATTCACAAATTGAGAAAAAATACCCCCAAACCTCAGGGTGTTAAAGTAATAAACGGGCTTGAAAATATAGACAAAATAATAGACATTGACCAATCTCCTATCGGAAGAACCCCAAGGAGTAATCCTGCTACATACACAGGAGTTTTCGACCATATCAGGGATTTGTTTTCAAGAACAACCGAAGCCAAAACAAGAGGATATAAAGCAGGCAGATTTAGCTTTAACGTTAAAGGCGGCAGATGTGAAGCGTGCAGCGGCGACGGCATTATAAAAATAGAAATGAATTTCCTCTCAGACATATACATCCCTTGTGATGTTTGCAAAGGCAAACGCTACAACGCGCAAACGCTTGAAGTCAAATATAAAGGCAAATCAATTTATGATGTACTTAATATGACTGTAGAAGAAGCATTGGAATTTTTCCAAAATATCCCCAGGATAGCAGCAAAACTCCAGACGCTTTACAATGTGGGGTTAGACTACATAAAACTGGGTCAAAGCGCAACAACACTTTCAGGCGGAGAGGCTCAACGGGTAAAACTTGCTGCCGAATTAAATAAAAGAAGCACGGGCAAAACGCTGTATTTGCTTGACGAACCTTCCGTGGGGCTGCACTGGTATGACTTGGATAAACTTAATGAAATCCTGCAAAAATTGGCAGACTTTGGCAATACTGTAGTAATAATAGAACATAATCTTGATTTGATAAAAGCCTCAGATCGGGTTATAGACTTAGGTCCCGGGGGCGGAGATGAAGGCGGATATATAATTGCCCAAGGCACACCGGAAGAGGTAGCAAAAATCAAAAACTCCCACACGGCGAAATATTTAAAGAAAATCCTTAAGTAA
- a CDS encoding response regulator transcription factor → MEKNSVNVLIVEDHSLTLFGLKTVFKEQDFIGEIFEAQNAADAIEYCHNKKIDIAIIDLGLPDMDGITLTKQIKQLSNQTKIVILTSHKTKEDVTDALKSGASAYCNKEIDIMNLLKVIEQVNLGALWIDPAVSKIVIDTLCTGRHNDFENINKYCLTEREKSVLKLMCEGLTNLEMSNKLSVSIHTIKAHICSILQKLSVEDRTRAVIKALKTNI, encoded by the coding sequence ATGGAAAAAAATTCTGTTAATGTATTAATCGTTGAAGATCATTCATTGACTTTGTTTGGGTTAAAAACTGTATTTAAAGAGCAGGATTTTATCGGGGAGATTTTTGAAGCTCAAAATGCAGCCGATGCCATTGAGTATTGTCATAATAAAAAAATAGATATTGCTATAATTGATCTGGGGCTGCCTGATATGGACGGCATTACGCTTACAAAGCAAATTAAACAATTATCCAATCAGACTAAAATTGTTATATTAACTTCGCATAAAACAAAAGAAGACGTAACAGATGCCTTAAAAAGCGGTGCAAGTGCCTATTGCAACAAGGAAATAGACATAATGAACCTCCTGAAGGTTATAGAACAGGTTAATTTAGGGGCTTTATGGATTGACCCTGCCGTTTCAAAGATAGTTATTGATACCCTTTGTACGGGAAGGCATAATGATTTTGAAAATATAAATAAATACTGTTTGACAGAAAGAGAGAAAAGTGTGCTAAAGCTTATGTGTGAAGGCTTAACAAATTTGGAAATGTCAAACAAACTATCTGTAAGTATTCATACCATTAAAGCGCATATCTGCAGCATTTTGCAAAAGCTGTCTGTAGAAGACAGAACAAGAGCGGTAATTAAAGCCTTAAAAACAAATATTTGA
- the fliJ gene encoding flagellar export protein FliJ — translation MYNLQKVLNFRITKRDEQIEVVKRAEQKVAQIQAQIDEKKQEVYSVQENMRHAQHIMMETYDRYIKHLHELIAKLEEDKQKAIKILEQERETLTEYEQGVKVLEKHKEKKKEEYLAEEKRIEMKRLDEVGAIKHFRLTREKEEEELELEELLKLREYDDEY, via the coding sequence GTGTACAATTTGCAAAAAGTCTTAAATTTCAGGATTACAAAACGAGATGAGCAAATAGAAGTAGTCAAAAGGGCAGAACAAAAAGTAGCACAAATACAAGCCCAAATCGATGAAAAAAAACAGGAGGTATACTCTGTTCAGGAAAATATGCGCCATGCACAGCATATAATGATGGAAACTTACGACAGATACATTAAGCACTTGCATGAACTCATAGCAAAACTTGAAGAAGATAAGCAAAAGGCAATTAAAATACTTGAACAAGAAAGAGAAACACTGACAGAATACGAACAAGGTGTAAAAGTACTCGAAAAACACAAAGAAAAGAAAAAAGAAGAGTACCTGGCGGAAGAAAAAAGGATTGAAATGAAGCGATTGGATGAGGTCGGCGCTATAAAACATTTCAGATTAACAAGGGAAAAAGAAGAAGAAGAGCTTGAGTTGGAAGAACTCCTAAAGTTAAGGGAATACGACGATGAATATTGA
- a CDS encoding NAD(P)/FAD-dependent oxidoreductase — protein sequence MYNAIIIGAGPAGIFSALELVKLKPDFKILIIEKGPKIENRKCLIREGAKSCPSCIKCGLLCGWGGAGAFSDGKLTLTPDVGGNLGDYMPRYEVEELLKYTDNIYLKYGATEEVYGTNNKDVEDIAKKATMAELKLIYSPVRHLGTERSLTVLKSMQDDLMSKVDIINNEKAKHLIVKDGVVKGIITEKGTTYESENVIVAPGREGADWLSEEFKKLKIDLINNAVDVGVRVELPAPVMQELTDKLYESKLIYYAPTFKDMVRTFCMNPMGEVVCENYNGISTVNGHSYANKKTPNTNFALLVSKSFTEPFKEPIQYGQHIARLANMLAGGVLVQRFGDLLEGRRSTVEKINKSIIQPTLKSATPGDLSLVLPHRHLTSITEMLYALDKIAPGVASRYTLLYGVEVKFYSSRVPLSNELETAGVKNLYAIGDGAGVTRGLLQASSSGILAARSICKKY from the coding sequence GTGTATAATGCGATTATCATAGGCGCAGGTCCGGCAGGGATTTTTTCTGCGTTGGAACTTGTCAAATTAAAACCCGATTTTAAAATTTTAATAATAGAAAAAGGACCCAAAATAGAAAACAGAAAATGCCTCATAAGAGAAGGGGCAAAGAGCTGCCCAAGCTGTATAAAATGCGGTTTACTCTGCGGATGGGGCGGAGCTGGTGCTTTTTCTGACGGTAAACTAACACTTACGCCCGATGTAGGCGGAAATCTTGGCGATTATATGCCAAGATATGAAGTAGAAGAATTATTGAAATACACAGATAATATCTATTTAAAATACGGCGCTACAGAAGAGGTTTACGGCACTAATAACAAAGATGTTGAAGATATAGCCAAAAAAGCAACTATGGCGGAACTGAAACTTATTTACTCTCCGGTAAGACACTTGGGAACAGAGAGAAGTTTAACCGTACTTAAAAGCATGCAAGATGACTTGATGAGCAAAGTGGATATCATTAATAATGAAAAAGCTAAACACCTTATAGTAAAAGACGGTGTGGTAAAAGGAATTATTACAGAAAAAGGCACAACCTATGAGAGTGAGAATGTAATAGTAGCCCCGGGCAGAGAAGGAGCTGACTGGTTAAGCGAAGAATTCAAAAAACTGAAAATAGATTTAATAAACAACGCTGTCGATGTAGGTGTAAGGGTAGAACTTCCCGCGCCTGTTATGCAAGAATTGACTGATAAGCTGTATGAATCCAAACTTATCTACTATGCCCCGACATTCAAGGACATGGTCAGGACTTTTTGCATGAATCCTATGGGTGAAGTTGTTTGCGAAAATTATAATGGTATTTCTACAGTTAACGGCCATAGCTACGCAAATAAGAAAACTCCGAATACGAATTTTGCGCTTCTTGTAAGCAAGAGCTTCACCGAGCCTTTTAAAGAACCTATACAATACGGCCAGCATATAGCAAGACTTGCTAACATGCTTGCAGGCGGAGTACTGGTGCAAAGGTTTGGTGATTTACTTGAAGGCAGGCGCTCTACGGTTGAAAAAATTAACAAAAGCATAATCCAACCGACACTTAAGTCTGCAACACCCGGCGATTTAAGTTTAGTACTGCCTCACAGACACCTTACAAGCATTACCGAAATGCTGTATGCGCTTGATAAAATTGCGCCCGGCGTAGCATCAAGATACACCCTGCTTTACGGTGTAGAGGTTAAATTCTACAGTTCAAGAGTTCCTCTTTCTAACGAACTTGAAACAGCGGGGGTAAAGAATTTGTACGCTATAGGCGATGGCGCCGGTGTTACCAGAGGATTATTACAAGCTTCTTCTTCGGGTATTTTAGCCGCAAGAAGTATTTGTAAAAAATATTGA